One Carya illinoinensis cultivar Pawnee chromosome 5, C.illinoinensisPawnee_v1, whole genome shotgun sequence genomic window, TTATCTCCAATGATGGTTGAGGGCCTCATTTGTACACAAAATTGGCTTCGTTCTCATCTACTCCAATCAGCCTTAGGACTATAATGGATGATGTGGAAGATTTTGAGAGGCAGTTGGATATGggtatgtttattatttacttcattttataacttttatgatttatatatgtagtgaaaatttatataaattgttttttttttcctttattgtatAGCACTTGCTCAGGAGGGTGAAAATTCTATGGAGGCGTCAAATACAATGTCTACATCTAATGCAAATTCATGAGGTGAGAACttaaattgttttctttaaaatttcagattattttcttcaattgtGACTTGTCCAATTTAGTTTTACTTTTGTATTGTCTCTCATTGAATTTTTGTGTCCTATTTGGCAGCATTTCGTTTGGTGGTGAAAGCTTTGACGGGATCAAGTGTTTGCCGTTTAGAGATCATATCttagttatttgttatttgtattagttattatttagtCACTTGTAATTCGTAATATCACTTTATTAGTTATTATGGCTAGAAGCCTAGATGCATggattgtaaattgtaatattttttatgtcctttgcttaactttttttggtttcttattttttttcccttttatttggACTTTTGGATGTTTAGTTGGCATGTTTAGTTGGATGTTTAGTTGGATGTTTAGTTAagacctatcaaaaaaaaaaaaatgtttagttAAGAATTAGatgtactttttaacttttttccttttcttttgaaatatggaTGTTTAGTTGGCATAGAATTAGATgtattaaatttcatttgatataaaatattgcTTGTATGTGAGGATTTGACATGAattgttggattttttatttttggatgtaaaAGTGGTGCTCTTTAAGTTTTAATGAAATCATAGGTCCTTTGCAAATCATTAATTTAGACATTAAGTCatggatttttttgtaatttatgggtttttttcaattttctttatttttttttccttgtaaaatcttttattcaaatttattgtatatagataattttctttttatgctcaattttattttgcattcaaatcttttatttttaggtattttttgacataaaattagataaaaaattaatgtgatttcacTGTTAGGCCGATTGGGCCCATGGGCCACATGGTCCATATTTGGACCgacggaccgaccggaccggacccccCCCGAAagggaccgaccggaccggtccttaGTGcatttcggtccggtccagggtgggaaaaccctagaccgaattggtccggtccggtccacaaatcCTCCTgcggaccgaccggaccggaccgaagtCACCCCTACCCTTGACAACCGGCCCAATTAACGTAAATATAGAAATAAAGATATGTGACTTACAAAACAAGTAGTAGTACCATAATAATCACGGGTATGTAGGCTCTATTAATACTGCATGAAAAAAATTGCATGGAAGGGCCCTAACATGGCTAATTAACAAGGTTTTCCTGGTTGGCAGTTAAGCGAACCGGAGTGGCGTGTGAGTCTCCTCACATATGTCCCTGGTTTCGATTTGATCATATCCAGCCTGGAGAATGActtctttttcagttttttccCTGATTGAACGAAGAATGCTCCATTCATCATCAGATCTCCCTCGGATCTCCATGTCCATGAACTACACTCGCTCCCAGTTGTATATTCCCTCTTGGTCACCTTGATCATCaacattgaagaaaatgaacaaTTTGTGAGAACTTAATTATTAGCGACTGTCAAGGATTATGATTCATGAGGCCTTAAATTACTACAAGTACAAGTTATGCCAAGTTTATTATATTGAAGCAATATTGTTAAATACTTTATTTGCATGTACATATTAGTTAAGAATTGCGAGAGTAATTCGACTGACAGTTGGAATCTGGATAAAGCCAATTAAAAGGcaagatatatacatatatatatatatatatatatatatatatttttgtgtagCTTTCTTGGAACTTTTGTAGAAGGCTTTGTAAATATACGTACCTCTTTAGCAGCCAAGTCTGGAGGAGCAATGAATCGATTACCCTGACTGATAATAGTAGGATGGCTGCTACCGCCAATGGCATACATGAGCCAGTGCGTATAGTCATTATTAACCACATGAATGAATCCCCATCGGCACCTCGGCATCCTCTGCACCAATCCCCTACCGAAGTGGTTGAAGGCGACTGTGATTTGCATTATCTCGTCTCCGGAGTAGCTGTCGCTTGCTCCGAACAACATCACCTGAATGAATCAACCCCATCAAATTATCAATCATGCACTCCATCTTTCACTTAAAGTTAGATCAACATCTTGTGATCTATATCAGATCGTTTTTCATTTATTGCATACTAATGTTGCAGAGTACTTTTATATATAGGTTAGGAATTATATTACATAGTGATAGGGTAGTACGAGTTATAGATGGTGTTTTCTTAATTTTGCTATCTAAAAGCCAAGAGTAAAGATTGAGAAAGTTACCTCATTGTGATTGGTGAAATGGCTGTTGGAGATGGTAATACCAGTTGATCCCATGATGGCATCGATGAGGCCATCTTTGCACTGGGACATGGAAACATGGTCAATCCAGACGTTGGATGAGCCAAAGATGGAGATACCATCACCATCACTAGGAGTCCTAATACCGAAATGGTCAACAGAGTCTACGATGAGTCCGCCACTACCGGCGTAAATATTATGGATATGGAGGTTATGGATGATCACATTCTTGATAAATTGTATGGTGATTCCAGCGCCATGAGCGATGCGCACATTGGCTCCTCTTGCATCAATGGTTTTGTCACTGGTCATGATCAACTCTTCATGGAGCCTAATAACCATGCTGCTTGCAAAGATGATCCAGAGGGGCCCTTTTTGGATAACGGCATGGCGGAGGGTTCCGGGTTTGGGATTCACCAGGTCATCATCTGAGGAATCAGTCACAACATAATAAGGACCATATTTTCCACCAAAGGTGTTACGGCCAAAGCCAAGGACGCAGTCAGCTAGCTTCTTTCGGTTTTTGGCCCAGTCGGGGTCACACCTCCAGCATCGGTCAATGGGGTTGGTGGCTGTGCATGGGCCTGTGTTCTTCTTCAAGTTTCTTCTTGTGCTATTGCTCCCTGTCAAAACCCTACATGCCAAATTTCGAAAGAATGACGTACAATTATTACTACGCGATTcattacatgcatgcatgaaggGTCAGAATTaatctataaaagattaaaaacatttGATTTGGGTATGTAGTGATTAGAAACCCTACTTGTTGACTCGAAAGTTCAAGTCCTCGGTGATTTTCTCAGGATGTGGATCATAAGCTGCGAGGTTAGCCTTTAGGGCCTCGTCAGCACGGTGCTTCCAATAACCATCCCATTGACTGATGTTGGTGGCATGAAGGCTTGGAACAACAATAGCGAATGACACAAAAAACAAGATCTGAAAAACATTTTTGTTAGCTTCTGTCATTGCTTGATCTGCATGTAAACCTAGCAAGCAGTAGAAGTTCTAGATCTTTTGCACTCTTAATTCCCTCGAAACTACGGGACGGTGATCAAAGTCGTAGTACGTACGTACTGGAAGCTGGTCTAGGTCTCCCGATCAACAATTAATGATCCTTATATGTGCCTAGGAGGACCAAGACCTAGCTACCCAGCCAACGGATTGAGCCCACAAGCGAGCTGAGGGTTCGATTGATCAACTTGCTTAGGAAGAAACCCATATTTAAGGCAGGGGTTGTTTAATTAAATTCCACAGCTAAGAGTCTTGCGACAATTGATGAAGTGGGAGCAGCATAAGGCGGGAAGAGTGGAGAACCGCTTCCTAGTTTACGGTTTGCACGTACTGGGCGCGCATTAATATCATTTAGGCTGgctatatatgtatttttagcaACAGAGAGTAATTAACATTTGCTTTGCTGCCTTCTTGAAATATGTAATCAAATAGTCATTATAGCTAACAATTAGGAAATGGTTGAGATATCATCATGCGTAGGTGTTGGATATTTTCGATCGATGAGTACA contains:
- the LOC122311529 gene encoding pectate lyase-like → MTEANKNVFQILFFVSFAIVVPSLHATNISQWDGYWKHRADEALKANLAAYDPHPEKITEDLNFRVNKVLTGSNSTRRNLKKNTGPCTATNPIDRCWRCDPDWAKNRKKLADCVLGFGRNTFGGKYGPYYVVTDSSDDDLVNPKPGTLRHAVIQKGPLWIIFASSMVIRLHEELIMTSDKTIDARGANVRIAHGAGITIQFIKNVIIHNLHIHNIYAGSGGLIVDSVDHFGIRTPSDGDGISIFGSSNVWIDHVSMSQCKDGLIDAIMGSTGITISNSHFTNHNEVMLFGASDSYSGDEIMQITVAFNHFGRGLVQRMPRCRWGFIHVVNNDYTHWLMYAIGGSSHPTIISQGNRFIAPPDLAAKEVTKREYTTGSECSSWTWRSEGDLMMNGAFFVQSGKKLKKKSFSRLDMIKSKPGTYVRRLTRHSGSLNCQPGKPC